The following DNA comes from Amycolatopsis solani.
GAACGCCGTCACGAGCAACGCGGCCGCGTCTTCCCCGCGCCGGTGCAGCCGCACGACCAGCCACACCGCGGGCACGGCCAGCACCGCCGCCACGCCGACCGCCACCGCCAGCGACCAGGACGAGAGGTGCGTGGCCCGGTTGACCAGCCCGTTGAGCGACTGGTTGAAGATCCAGTGCACCGACCCGACCCGGCTCGGGTCGGTCGCCGAATCCCGCCAGAACCGCGCCGCGTCCACCGGGATGACCGCGAACATCACCGCTTCGAGCGCCACGAACGTGCCCAGGGCCCGCAGCCCGTCCTTCCACCGGCCCGTGAAGAACAGGTGCGGCACGAAGATCAGCGGGGTCAGCTTGATCGCCGCCGCCACGCCGATCAGCACGCCCGCCCAGCGCGACCCGCGCGCCGACAGCACCAGGACGTCGAGCACCACGAACGCCATCAGTATCAAGTTGATCTGGCCCAGGAACAGCGTCTTCCACACCGGTTCCAGCGCCAGCGCGATGGCCGTTCCCGCCGGCAGCGCCCACCGGCTTCTTCCCAGAAGCGACGGGCCCCCCGGCGACGACGAAACCACCGTGACGACGACCATAAGACCGACCACCGACAAAAACGCGATCACGCCCCACACGAGGCCCGATGGCACGAGCGCGAGCGGCAGGAACAGCGGCGCGGCGGCCGGGGTGTAGGTGAACGGCAGCCGCACCCAGTCGGGCAGCGCGGTCAGCACGTCCCGCGTGTACAGCGGATCGCCGTGCAGCAGCGTCAGAGCCCCGGCGCGGTAGACGGCGCTGTCCGCGCCCAGGTGCCACCCGGCCAGCCAGACGACCACGCCCAGAGCCAGCACCAGGAGCGCGAGGACCCCCGCGAGCACCCGGCCGGTGCGGGCCTCAGACGCCGGACGCGACGTCGACATGCTCGTCCGCGACGACCTTCTTGCGCGCCCGCCGCTGCAGGCCCCAGCGCAGGACGAGCGCCACGGCGAGCACCACCGGCATCAGGATGTAGGCGTCCCCCAGGATGTTCTGCCAGACCGTCCAGTGCAGTTCGACGTTGCGGCCGTTCGGCAGGATCAGCAGCACGCAGCTGAGGAACACGAACGCCGCGAGGAACGTCCCGACCCAGCGCTTCCACGCCGTCTTCGGGGTGGTCTTCGGCAGCCGCGAGACCAGCAGCACGATCAGCGGGATGACCCACACCCAGTGGTGGGTCCACGAAATCGGCGAGATCAGCAGCGTCCAGAACGCCGTGACGAGCAGCGCCGCAAGCGCTTGCCCCTTGCGGTGGAACCGCATGAGCAGCCACAGCGCCGGGATGGCGAGCAGGGCGCCGATGCCCATCGCCGCCTTCGACGCCCACGGCGCGAGGTCGGTGGCCCGGTTCATCAGCGCGTTCAGCGACTGGTTGCCCGCCCAGTGCACCGGCCCGATCCGGCCGGTGTCCGGCAGCGTGACGGTCCAGTACTTGGCCGCGTCGTGCGCGTTGATCAGGAACATCAAGCCCTGGAGCAGCACGAACGTCGCGAACCCGCGGATCGCGTCCATCCGCCGCCCGGTGACGAACAGGTGCCCGAGGAAGACCAGCGGCGTGAGCTTGATCGCCGCCGCGATCCCGACCAGCACGCCGCCCCAGCGGCTGCCGCGGGCGCCGATGACCAGCATGTCGAGCAGGATCATGGCCATCAGGATCAGGTTGATCTGGCCGAGGAAGATCGTCCGCCACACCGGCTCGAGGCCGAGGAAGACCAGGAAGAACACGATGGTCGAGCGGGCGGGCGAGGCCCACCAGCGCGGCCCGTCGGAGGCCGGGCGGGGCAGGGCGCCGATCGCGATCCGGATCGACAGCGCCATCGCCGCCAGCGAGACAGCGGTGATCAGGCCCCACGAAATCTGCGTCGGGAAGGCCGCGAGCGGGACGAAGATCAGCG
Coding sequences within:
- a CDS encoding glycosyltransferase 87 family protein, whose translation is MSTSRPASEARTGRVLAGVLALLVLALGVVVWLAGWHLGADSAVYRAGALTLLHGDPLYTRDVLTALPDWVRLPFTYTPAAAPLFLPLALVPSGLVWGVIAFLSVVGLMVVVTVVSSSPGGPSLLGRSRWALPAGTAIALALEPVWKTLFLGQINLILMAFVVLDVLVLSARGSRWAGVLIGVAAAIKLTPLIFVPHLFFTGRWKDGLRALGTFVALEAVMFAVIPVDAARFWRDSATDPSRVGSVHWIFNQSLNGLVNRATHLSSWSLAVAVGVAAVLAVPAVWLVVRLHRRGEDAAALLVTAFYGLLLSPVSWSHHWVWCVPLLTLLVVKARWWAAAAVALLFASQIVMLVPNGGDQEFGWGLGWSVLGNVYVLAAAAGILGLAARELRLVRRSTRLVTV
- a CDS encoding glycosyltransferase 87 family protein gives rise to the protein MTRTVPSDVDGEVVARSQHRLALRKSLARLSVRPRSILILAVIPLVAIGYGIYGWQHDWVLGVDSAVYRAGALTLLHGDSLYDANTLPNEPWWALLPFTYPPTAALIFVPLAAFPTQISWGLITAVSLAAMALSIRIAIGALPRPASDGPRWWASPARSTIVFFLVFLGLEPVWRTIFLGQINLILMAMILLDMLVIGARGSRWGGVLVGIAAAIKLTPLVFLGHLFVTGRRMDAIRGFATFVLLQGLMFLINAHDAAKYWTVTLPDTGRIGPVHWAGNQSLNALMNRATDLAPWASKAAMGIGALLAIPALWLLMRFHRKGQALAALLVTAFWTLLISPISWTHHWVWVIPLIVLLVSRLPKTTPKTAWKRWVGTFLAAFVFLSCVLLILPNGRNVELHWTVWQNILGDAYILMPVVLAVALVLRWGLQRRARKKVVADEHVDVASGV